One region of Oncorhynchus nerka isolate Pitt River linkage group LG22, Oner_Uvic_2.0, whole genome shotgun sequence genomic DNA includes:
- the LOC115105862 gene encoding excitatory amino acid transporter 1-like has translation MQRIREGIHIRTMKAKRKVEDISKEDVQAFFKKHAFVLFTVAAVIVGIILGFALRPYKMTYREVKYFSFPGELLMRMLQMLVLPLLVSSLITGMAALDSKASGKMGMRAVVYYMTTTIIAVIIGIIVVLIIHPGKGSKDEFMKQSKIEDISPADAFLDLIRNMFPPNMVQACTQQFKTKYGKRIVHVTVTVNDSVFNLTNLTEQITREEVIPIPGTVNGVNALGLVVFSMCFGLIIGNMKEQGQPLRDFFDSLNEAIMRLVAIIMWYAPIGIMFLISGKIVEMDDITEMGGQLAMYTITVIIGLSIHAFIILPGLYFAITRLNPFIFIMGLVEALITALGTSSSSATLPITFKCLEVNNKVDKRITRFVLPVGATINMDGTALYEALAAIFIAQVNNMDMNLGQIITISITATAASIGAAGIPQAGLVTMVIVLTSVGLPTDDITLIIAVDWFLDRLRTTTNVLGDSIGAGIVEFLSRQELQAKDVEMGNIVLEERKKPYQLISQENDHENAKRPKTESKM, from the exons ATGCAGCGGATCCGGGAGGGCATCCACATAAGGACCATGAAGGCCAAAAGGAAAGTGGAGGACATCTCTAAAGAAGATGTCCAGGCATTCTTCAAGAAGCACGCCTTCGTGCTCTTTACTGTAGCTGCCGTCATTGTAG GTATAATCTTAGGCTTTGCACTGCGTCCCTATAAAATGACCTACCGAGAGGTGAAGTACTTCTCTTTCCCCGGAGAGCTGCTGATGAGGATGCTACAGATGCTGGTGCTTCCCCTGCTAGTATCCAGTCTAATCACAG GCATGGCAGCACTGGACAGTAAGGCTTCAGGAAAGATGGGCATGCGAGCTGTGGTGTATTACATGACCACCACCATTATCGCTGTCATCATAGGCATCATCGTGGTGCTCATCATCCACCCTGGGAAAGGATCTAAGGATGAGTTCATGAAACAGTCGAAGATAGAGGACATCAGCCCTGCCGACGCCTTCCTGGATCTCATCAG AAACATGTTTCCACCAAACATGGTCCAAGCCTGCACACAACAG TTCAAAACCAAATACGGGAAGCGAATTGTCCATGTAACGGTGACGGTGAATGACTCGGTCTTCAACCTGACCAACCTGACTGAGCAGATTACCCGGGAGGAGGTGATCCCTATCCCAGGCACGGTGAACGGGGTCAACGCCCTGGGGCTGGTGGTCTTCTCCATGTGCTTTGGCCTCATCATCGGCAACATGAAGGAGCAGGGCCAGCCCCTCAGGGATTTCTTCGACAGCCTCAATGAGGCTATCATGAGACTGGTGGCAATTatcatgtg GTATGCACCAATCGGCATCATGTTCCTCATATCGGGGAAGATCGTGGAGATGGATGACATCACTGAGATGGGTGGTCAGCTGGCCATGTACACCATCACGGTGATCATAGGCCTGTCCATCCACGCTTTCATCATCCTCCCCGGCCTGTACTTCGCCATCACACGGCTGAACCCCTTCATCTTCATCATGGGGCTGGTGGAGGCCCTCATCACAGCCCTGGGAACCTCCTCCAG CTCAGCAACCCTTCCCATCACCTTCAAGTGTCTGGAGGTAAACAACAAGGTGGATAAGCGCATCACGCGGTTTGTGTTGCCGGTCGGCGCAACCATTAACATGGATGGAACAGCACTTTACGAGGCTCTGGCAGCTATCTTCATAGCTCAAGTTAACAACATGGACATGAACTTAGGTCAGATCATTACAATCAG CATCACAGCCACTGCAGCAAGTATTGGAGCTGCTGGGATACCACAGGCTGGACTGGTCACCATGGTGATTGTGTTGACCTCTGTTGGACTTCCCACTGATGACATCACCCTCATCATTGCAGTTGATTGGTTCCT TGATCGGCTGCGTACCACAACCAACGTCTTGGGTGACTCCATTGGGGCTGGCATTGTGGAATTCCTATCTCGACAGGAGCTGCAGGCCAAGGATGTGGAGATGGGGAACATTGtgctagaggagaggaagaaaccATACCAGCTCATCTCTCAGGAAAACGACCACGAAAATGCCAAACGTCCGAAAACTGAAAGCAAGATGTAG